The genomic DNA TGGGGATTTAGGTCTTAATGATTTAGGAACTCCTCATAATTATGAATATGACACTATTGGACAACTAATATCAGATTTAGATGATGAAGGAAATGGTATTACCAATATCAATTGGCGTGTAGACGGAAAAGTAGCGAGTATTATCAAAACAGGTGGTACAGAAATACATTTTAGATATGATGGCTTGGGTAATCGAATTGCAAAAACCGTTTTACCTGAAAACGAAACAACTGTTTACACACGTGATGCTCAAGGTAATGTATTGGCAGTTTACGAAACTAACGAAGTCAATATCACTAATATTACAGCCAATAAAACCATAACACTTAAAGAACATCATATTTATGGAAGTTCTAGGTTGGGTATCGAACAGAAGAATATATCTATACCAGAAGATGGAGATACATTAATAATACAAGAAAATCTGGTACTAACAACCGATAATATTACGACAACGGAGTTTTTACAAGCGGCAAATAAAATAGATGTAGCTGGAGGTGTAAATACTTATGTCATTACTGATACAGGCAATGTAACCATGCGAGCAGGTCAGGTAATATTAAAACCTGGATTCTCAACAGTTTCAGGAGCTAATTTCCTAGCAGAAGCCCAAAATATTGACGCTACCTTACCAGAAAATACGTTTGCACGTAAAGTAGGAGATAAGCGCTTTGAACTTAGCAACCACCTAGGGAATGTACTAAGTGTGGTAAGTGATCGAAAATTAGTTGACGACCCACTTAATTTTACTAACTTTACTGCGGACGTTCTTACATATAATGATTACTATCCTTTTGGAATGCTACTACCTAATCGCCATGGGAGCAGTGATAGCTACCGCTATGGCTTCCAAGGTCAGGAGAAAGATGATGAAGTTAAAGGAGAAGGCAATAGCTTGAATTATACTTTTAGGATGCACGATCCACGTGTAGGAAGATTTTTTGCGGTTGACCCTTTAACTAGAGAGTACCCTCATTATACACCTTATAGTTTTAGTGGAAATAAGGTTATTGCTTATGGAGAATTAGAAGGATTGGAAGAATACCATTATACAATATCATTTACAGATATAGGAGAACCAATATTGGAGCTAGTTAGTGTTAATGATTTTGTAAACGTAAATAGTTTTCAAAGTTTTTTACATACTCTAACTTTTGGATTAACCGAAGCTCCACCAGTAAACCCTTTTGAAAGGCATATAGTTCATTCAGGAGAATCTGTAGATTATTTCTTTGATGGTGGTCCATATGGGGCAGGTTTTCATGAAGAAGAAGTTAATTTGAATTATACAAGTAAAGCTGAATTAATTGCGGGGCTAAGTACTATAAAAGAAGATTTGACTAGTAGAAGAAATCTTATAGAAAATTCGGTAAAAGTAGGTCAGGCATTATCAACAGTAGCTTCAGAACAGCAACATTATGGTACAGGAGCTAGAGTTAAAACAAGATCTACTCCAAATAAAAAGAGTATAGTTCCTAATAGTAATACTCATACTTTTAATGGTAAAACATTTAATAAAACTACTAGTCCCATAGTTATACCTAAAAGAGCTACAGTTGTAAATCAAATAAAAACGGGCTATACGCAGGTTAAGTTTAATTGGAAAAGAGGAAAATTCAAATATGAGGCTAGATGGCATACACGAACTCCTGGCGCACCAAATTCTCAGGGAGATACATGGGTAATAACAAGAACAACTCCTGGAAATGCTCAAGGTCAACGAAAATCACAGCACGTTCTTACTGGTAAATACAAGTGGACGCCAATTAAAAAATGGCAAGAAGCAGTGAAGGCTAATCAAAATGGGACGGCAACTGGTGCTCAACAACAATTATTAAAAGATGGTCATCATCAATGATACTAAAAGCATGAAAATTATAGATTTATATAAAGGTTTTGAAAGAGAGCCACTATTGGAAATATCTAGACGGAACGATGAAGGTAAGAGTCTAGTTTTATTTAAAATTTGGATAGGTTTTTTTGATTTTATAATTAATCAAATAAAACCAAATAATGAAGGGATGTGGGAAGGAGTTCCTCTTTACTACCATACAGATACTGGTTGGAATGAAGAATCGGAATGGAAATGTGAAGATATTAGATTGTTTATTCAACAATTGGAAGCTATAGATCTAAATAAACTTGGTGATGATTATAGAAAAGTTTTATTAGAATTAATAATTATGTGTAAAGATTGCTTGAATAACAAAGAAGACCTTTATTTTGTTTATGATTAAGTATCCCCGCTGTTCCCTAGTATGCGCTACCGCAAGTTTTTAACTTGTGGCGTCAAAGATTGGCAGTCAAGACAAGAGAAATAAAAAAAAGAGAAAGCTTTTACAGAGAAGTAAAGGCTTTTTGCACTTAAGAGGCGTACGCTTTTTTAGTTTTAAAATCCCGTAGCGCCATATCAATCATATTTAAGATAAAGGACTTGTTCTCGTCATTAAGTTCAGAAATCTTTACCAGCCTATCAATAGCATCCTTATCAAGAAGTAGATTAGTTTTACCAATCAAATAATCGACAGATACTTCCAGAGCATCCGCAATTTTAGAAACCACATCAATAGAAGGTGTAATATCCCCACGTTCATATCTTCCAATCACATCTCCAGAAGTACCAATTATTTTACCAAGCGCAGACTGCGAAAGCTTTTTCTTTTTGCGAAGTAACATCACATTATCCCCCGCTACCGCTAGTTTAAAAACTAGTGGCGGTAAAGATTAGCCAGTCAAGAGTAAGGAAATAAGTTAAGAAGCTACTTTAGAAATAGAGTAGCTTTTTTTAAGAGTACGCTTTTTTAGCTTTAGTATCTCTAATATAGGCATCAAGAATTTTAAAGAACGCATTTTTATCTTCAATTTCCATATTAATAATAGCTTCCATGTGTTTGGTAATATCTTTATCAAAAAGAACAGTATTGCTATTCCCTGTTATTCCTCATATGCGCTAGCGCTTCGTCTTTGACAAGTGCCGTATCGAGTAAGTAAAACGGAATTAAAAGAATAAGTTAGAAAGCTTTTACAGAAATTTAGGGGCTTTTTTTAAGCAATTGTCCCGTCCTAAAAATAGATTTACAACTTGTTCTTAGTCTTGTTATTGGTTTACAATAATAGGATTTTTACATAACAATCCAGTAGAAAGTGGTTTTGTAACTAATGCTATAGATTGGAAATATTCAAATACAAAAAATTTTCAAGACAATAACACAATTTCAAATATAGATAATATTGTCCTTTTGGGGTAAAAAGTATAAATCATATGCCTATTTTTACTATTCCCAACTATCTATATG from Flavivirga spongiicola includes the following:
- a CDS encoding helix-turn-helix domain-containing protein; amino-acid sequence: MLLRKKKKLSQSALGKIIGTSGDVIGRYERGDITPSIDVVSKIADALEVSVDYLIGKTNLLLDKDAIDRLVKISELNDENKSFILNMIDMALRDFKTKKAYAS